One genomic region from Colletotrichum lupini chromosome 7, complete sequence encodes:
- a CDS encoding D-isomer specific 2-hydroxyacid dehydrogenase, translated as MKTDITDSSIPLRPPFDCPAFAILLPLLVKLSNSVSKYFHLTPKFKLQFTVSRTERSGTRGRKVGPHGWPMTSERDGESSEGTEWSSHHPGEIGGQERGWDGHYHSGDCFQSCRWRLCNLYSLIQPKNTNSGFRYRIGLFPSSNPTKTPSGVVRKQRLIQPRCCICTLTSKSPTVNTYAPPRSSSRLGDAELSHRRPEHLDTTNFPLLHEAVSLSNPHQYFDDPSQPVNLVVTQLKIAVLDDYQGLSEPHFSKLDKSLFNVTTFKDTLLPYNHPETPEYAKDALVSRLEPFDVLCTMRERTPFPKELIGRLPNLKLLLSTGLRNKGLDLPAFKDRGIPVAGTVDKATVNQTGTNSTTQHCVTLILSLARNIAADDLAVKSGLWQTDVAMGVTGKTFGVVGLGRLGVSTAKIMHVAFGMNVIAWSTNLTQEAADEKAKAEGLPVGTFKAVSREELFSTADVLSVHIVLSDRSRGLINADDLSMMKKSALFINTSRGPLVVEKDLLDVLKKGGIRGCALDVFNLEPLPVDSEWRSTEWGRDGRSRVLLTPHMGYVEEGTLNAWYEQQADYIRRWQAGDALDNSYNSCQVRNEEDQLSFRMYFSSSPGLWDNGDDVELISATRSTLFSVDRLANCITCQLTTRTSGANFSRQNTREAEHTLSRWGHRQLNNRGAVHYLKRHQEFKGGFCLCPESPQWNLGQMSMQPESFTWLQNFRRIPCGFDARAIMSSNNSDQPLEKTVTNPEASDRSSNDRRSSENFRIRYDELVKGLHSTPTAWESRRLLSNVSGFSTATEKIETSAVAMAGEGIDICLGSSSTTTRSGGCCCGSRKVKCDEIHPQCTNCVRFSMKCDYLSASTEEQTSTSLGDDERQGKRIRQNEERKPATDIPTPTASDMESDYGQTPSSHIDSLLRNACILDIQSLELLHHYMCHTSITLGDPQIFRDVIPPLGFKYECVMRMVLSITARHLTRLRPDQAGYYHRLAEDYAAAAFPEVTAMLAQVNDDNSQALYYATVLISLSSFATDPSPGNILLVAAEEDEVSWWALMRGVKIVISTTGLKNIRKQSTAALLCGSSTWNEPQTSALSVTSLALQWEKPLAEIEELVGEVYAAEDSIHRPAFTHLKECYRKLFTASDEQKFDNGQMPSIIYGWLYELTEDFVLSIQRRDPVPLVLLGYYAVLLQQLEHHWFMEGWSLQVMNGVYALVENGHRHFLTWPLEQVGSIWSGL; from the exons ATGAAGACGGACATTACGGATAGCA GCATTCCCCTCCGACCTCCGTTTGACTGCCCGGCGTTCGCCATCCTCCTACCTTTGTTGGTGAAGCTGTCAAATTCTGTTAGCAAATATTTTCATCTG ACTCCGAAGTTCAAACTTCAGTTCACTGTCTCCAGAACGGAGCGGTCAGGCACTCGGGGACGCAAG GTTGGCCCTCATGGGTGGCCCATGACTAGTGAGCGCGATGGAGAGTCTTCAGAGGGCACCGAGTGGTCTAGCCACCACCCTGGAGAGATTGGGGGCCAGGAACGTGG ATGGGATGGCCATTATCATTCAGGTGACTGTTTCCAGTCTTGTCGATGGAGGCTTTGTAATCTCTACAGCTTAATACAACCGAAGAACACAAACTCGGGTTTTCGGTACCGGATCGGCCTTTTCCCCTCATCTAACCCCACGAAGACGCCTTCTGG TGTCGTGAGAAAACAACGTCTCATCCAACCGCGCT GCTGCATATGCACGCTCACCTCCAAGTCGCCGACTGTCAATACATACGCCCCGCCAAGATCCTCAAGCCGACTTGGAGATGCCGAATTGAGTCACCGTCGCCCTGAACACCTTGATACCACCAATTTTCCTC TTCTGCATGAGGCTGTATCGCTCTCCAATCCGCATCAGTACTTTGACGACCCCTCTCAGCCGGTCAACCTCGTG GTTACGCAACTCAAGATCGCCGTCTTGGACGACTACCAGGGCCTCTCGGAACCCCACTTCAGCAAGCTGGATAAATCGTTGTTCAATGTCACCACTTTCAAGGACACCCTGCTGCCCTACAATCACCCCGAGACCCCTGAATACGCCAAGGATGCATTGGTCTCGAGGCTGGAGCCTTTCGATGTTCTCT GTACCATGAGAGAACGCACTCCGTTTCCCAAGGAACTCATTGGAAGATTGCCAAACCTCAAGCTTCTTCTCTCCACGGGCCTGCGTAACAAGGGTCTCGACCTCCCAGCCTTCAAAGATCGCGGCATCCCCGTCGCTGGCACTGTTGACAAGGCGACAGTCAATCAGACCGGCACGAATAGCACAACTCAGCACTGCGTGACCCTGATCCTCTCGTTGGCACGGAACATCGCCGCTGATGACCTCGCTGTCAAATCTGGCTTGTGGCAGACGGACGTTGCCATGGGCGTGACAGGCAAGACATTTGGTGTCGTTGGACTGGGCCGTCTCGGCGTCTCGACGGCAAAGATCATGCATGTAGCATTTGGGATGAACGTCATTGCATGGAGCACGAATTTGACACAAGAAGCTGCAGATGAGAAGGCCAAGGCTGAGGGCTTGCCGGTGGGCACTTTCAAGGCTGTCAGCCGGGAAGAGCTGTTCAGCACTGCTGACGTTCTCAGCGTTCACATTGTACTGTCAGACCGATCGAGGGGACTCATCAATGCGGATGACCTCTCCATGATGAAGAAGTCGGCGTTGTTTATCAACACCTCTCGCGGCCCCCTTGTAGTCGAGAAGGATCTTCTAGACGTCTTGAAGAAGGGCGGCATCAGGGGCTGTGCCTTGGACGTGTTCAATCTCGAGCCGTTGCCTGTGGACAGTGAGTGGCGGTCGACTGAATGGGGCCGTGATGGTCGCAGTAGGGTGCTCCTGACACCTCACATGGGTTATGTCGAAGAGGGTACCTTAAACGCGTGGTATGAGCAGCAGGCGGATTACATCCGGAGGTGGCAGGCAGGCGATGCTCTTGATAAC AGCTACAATTCTTGTCAAGTGAGAAATGAGGAGGATCAGTTGTCTTTTCGAATGTACTTCAGTAGTTCCCCAGGCCTATGGGATAATGGAGATGACGTTGAGTTAATCTCAGCCACTCGGTCCACGCTGTTTAGCGTTGATCGCCTTGCCAACTGCATTACCTGTCAGCTCACTACACGTACTTCAGGCGCCAACTTTTCCAGACAA AACACGAGGGAAGCCGAACATACTTTGAGCCGTTGGGGTCATCGGCAGCTCAACAATAGAGGCGCCGTCCACTATCTCAAGCGTCATCAAGAATTCAAGGGTGGCTTCTGTTTGTGCCCAGAAAGCCCCCAATGGAACCTGGGGCAAATGTCAATGCAGCCTGAATCATTCACATGGCTTCAGAACTTTCGAAGAATCCCCTGTGGCTTCGACGCTCGTGCGATAATGTCCTCGAACAACTCAGACCAGCCCC TGGAGAAGACGGTGACGAATCCCGAGGCCTCTGACAGGTCATCCAATGATCGACGCTCGTCGGAGAATTTTCGTATTCGATACGACGAACTGGTTAAAGGCTT ACATAGCACGCCCACAGCATGGGAGTCGCGCCGACTTCTGAGCAATGTCTCCGGCTTCAGCACCGCGACAGAAAA AATTGAAACATCTGCCGTGGCTATGGCAGGCGAAGGCATCGACATTTGCTTGGGTTCCTCCTCAACGACCACCCGGTCCGGAGGCTGTTGCTGCGGGTC ACGCAAAGTCAAG TGCGATGAGATTCACCCCCAGTGCACCAACTGCGTGAGATTCTCAATGAAATGCGACTATCTATCTGCATCCACAGAGGAGCAGACTTCCACGTCCCTAGGGGACGACGAGCGTCAAGGGAAACGAATTCGACAAAACGAAGAAAGGAAGCCCGCCACAGACATACCTACTCCGACGGCCTCTGATATGGAATCAGACTATGGCCAGACACCCTCTAGTCACATCGATTCCCTTTTGCGTAATGCCTGTATTCTCGATATCCAGAGCCTCGAACTCCTACACCACTACATGTGTCACACGTCGATAACCCTAGGAGACCCCCAAATCTTTAGGGATGTGATTCCACCACTCGGCTTCAAGTACGAATGCGTTATGCGAATGGTCCTATCAATTACCGCCCGACACCTCACCCGACTACGACCCGATCAAGCGGGTTACTATCATCGTCTGGCAGAAGACTATGCAGCGGCGGCATTTCCAGAAGTGACGGCCATGCTCGCCCAGGTCAATGACGACAATTCGCAGGCCCTCTACTACGCTACAGTCCTAATAAGTCTGTCATCTTTTGCTACAGACCCATCACCAGGGAATATTCTACTTGTCGCCGCCGAGGAGGACGAAGTATCATGGTGGGCGTTGATGAGGGGAGTGAAGATCGTGATCAGCACGACAGGACTTAAAAATATCAGAAAGCAATCAACGGCCGCTCTGCTTTGTGGTAGTTCTACATGGAATGAACCACAAACTTCAGCTCTTAGCGTAACATCGCTTGCACTGCAGTGGGAAAAGCCTCTGGCTGAGATCGAAGAGCTTGTGGGCGAGGTGTATGCCGCCGAAGACAGCATTCATCGGCCTGCTTTTACCCACTTGAAGGAATGTTACAGGAAGCTATTCACTGCATCTGATGAGCAAAAATTCGACAACGGGCAGATGCCTTCTATCATTTACGGCTGGCTATATGAGCTGACTGAAGACTTCGTATTGTCTATACAGAGAAGAGACCCTGTACCCCTGGTTCTGCTTGGGTACTATGCTGTTCTGCTACAGCAATTGGAACATCACTGGTTCATGGAGGGCTGGTCACTTCAGGTCATGAATGGCGTTTACGCGCTCGTTGAGAATGGTCACCGGCATTTTCTTACCTGGCCATTGGAACAGGTTGGGTCCATCTGGTCAGGATTATGA
- a CDS encoding POT family protein, with product MSNAGGLQDDVLAKAHVPQATVQGTSKETRGSFDVTAAAAPPLEDNYYDSKSDDDYEDKPTEEELNTLRRVSGPIHWGIYTIAFAELCERFSYYGSSVLYTNFVMRPLPPGSTTGATYGADIPAGALGMGQRASQGVSLVNQFWAYLVPLFGGWLADSKLGRYKVIHIAIAVSTVAHIILTVAAAPSVISKGKVAFAPFFLGLFTLCCGTGLFKANISPLLAEQNKDTRMRVETRGGERVIVDPSVTNTRIFLWFYFAINCGAVSGQISMVFVEKYHSFWLAFLLPTILFLICPVVLWSNKKKYHLTPPTGSVLEKFFRMSKFAAKRSGGITKLNWENAKPSNVPVAERPGWLTYDDAWVDEVRRGLKACKVFLFLPIFFLAYNQMTNNLTSQAGSMVLNGAPNDVIQNLNPLSIIIMIPILDHVVYPGFRKMGFNFTPIKRMTTGFFFAAAAMVAATVMQHYIYQMSPCGDLATICEEGPAPINVWAQCLPYVFVGLAEIFTNVTSYEYAFSKAPENMKSLVMSVNLAMSAVSAAIGQAWTPLSEDPLLVWNYASVAIIAFLGGVAFWFCFKHLDGEEDELNQLKKTKFLGSNQPTAAAQDDQVAQAQVSEKV from the exons ATGAGTAACGCTGGAGGCCTTCAGGACGATGTCCTGGCCAAGGCCCACGTTCCCCAGGCCACTGTGCAGGGCACCTCGAAGGAGACTCGCGGCTCATTCGACgtgaccgccgccgccgcccctcCTCTCGAAGACAACTACTACGACTCCAAGTCCGACGATGACTACGAGGATAAGCCCACCGAGGAGGAGTTGAACACGCTTCGCCGTGTCTCGGGTCCCATTCACTGGGGTATCTACACCATCGCCTTCGCCGAGCTCTGCGAGCGTTTCTCGTACTACGGTTCCTCCGTCTTGTACACCAACTTCGTCATGCGCCCCCTTCCTCCGGGTTCGACGACCGGCGCCACTTACGGCGCTGATATCCCCGCCGGTGCCTTGGGCATGGGTCAGAGAGCCTCTCAGGGTGTCTCTCTGGTGAACCAGTTCTGGGCTTACCTCGTTCCCCTTTTCGG TGGTTGGTTGGCTGATTCCAAGTTGGGCCGTTACAAGGTCATTCACATCGCCATCGCCGTCTCCACCGTCGCTCACATTATCCTGACTGTCGCCGCCGCTCCCTCCGTCATCTCCAAGGGCAAGGTCGCCTTTGCCCCCTTCTTCCTCGGTCTCTTCACACTTTGCTGCGGTACTGGTCTGTTCAAGGCCAACATCTCTCCCCTGCTCGCCGAGCAGAACAAGGACACCCGTATGCGCGTTGAGACACGCGGCGGCGAGCGTGTCATTGTCGACCCTTCCGTCACCAACACCCGTATCTTCCTGTGGTTCTACTTCGCCATCAACTGCGGTGCCGTCAGCGGTCAGATCTCCATGGTCTTCGTTGAGAAATACCACAGCTTCTGGCTGGCCTTCCTCCTCCCTACCATCCTCTTCCTGATCTGCCCTGTTGTCCTCTGGTCCAACAAGAAGAAGTATCACCTCACTCCCCCTACCGGTTCCGTTCTCGAGAAGTTCTTCCGCATGTCCAAGTTTGCTGCGAAGCGCTCTGGAGGCATCACCAAGCTGAACTGGGAGAATGCGAAGCCCAGCAACGTCCCCGTTGCTGAGCGCCCTGGCTGGCTGACCTACGATGACGCCTGGGTTGATGAAGTCCGCCGTGGTCTCAAGGCCTGCAaggtcttcctcttcctgccCATCTTCTTCCTCGCCTACAACCAAATGACCAACAACTTGACCTCCCAGGCCGGTTCCATGGTCCTGAACGGTGCTCCCAACGACGTCATTCAGAACCTGAATCCCCTCTCTATCATTATCATGATTCCCATTCTGGATCACGTTGTCTACCCTGGTTTCCGCAAGATGGGTTTCAACTTCACTCCCATCAAGCGTATGACCACCGGTTTCTTcttcgctgccgccgccatgGTTGCCGCTACCGTCATGCAGCACTACATCTACCAGATGTCCCCTTGCGGTGACCTGGCCACCATCTGCGAGGAGGGCCCGGCTCCCATCAACGTCTGGGCTCAGTGTCTCCCCTACGTCTTTGTCGGTCTCGCTGAGATCTTCACCAACGTCACCTCCTACGAGTATGCCTTCTCCAAGGCCCCCGAGAACATGAAGTCTCTTGTCATGTCCGTCAACTTGGCCATGAGTGCTGTCTCTGCCGCCATTGGCCAGGCCTGGACTCCCCTGTCCGAGGATCCCCTTCTCGTCTGGAACTACGCCTCCGTCGCCATCATCGCCTTCCTCGGCGGTGTCGCTTTCTGGTTCTGCTTCAAGCACCTTGACGGTGAGGAGGACGAGCTCAACCAGCTCAAGAAGACCAAGTTCCTTGGCTCCAACCAGCCTACTGCCGCGGCTCAGGACGACCAGGTCGCTCAGGCCCAAGTTTCTGAGAAGGTTTGA